From Desulfuromonas soudanensis, the proteins below share one genomic window:
- a CDS encoding PEP/pyruvate-binding domain-containing protein yields the protein MKRITTGYQGLDEILDGLRIGDNVVWKVDSIDDYRSFVTPFAEQSLRDGRRIVYLRFGSHRPLLEPSPQLEIIELDPRLGFESFTTRIHAIITEHGPQTFYVFDCLSELLSAWATDLMIGNFFRVTCPYLFELDTVAYFALIRQRHSLRTIARIRETTQILLDLYNFEGDLYVHPLKVWQRRSPTMFLPHRKEGERFLPLVDSYAATRLFSTLADPGTDSAHRQLDHWHHLFLQAREVAEAPDEEAAQTMVNHLCRHLIGREERMLTLARRHFSLQDLLEIKARMIGTGFIGGKTVGMLLARQILHGDRRHPWRENLESHDSFFVGSNLYYTYLVHNGLWPLFMKQKTSEGYFVAAAELHSRMLEGTFPEKTREEFQKMLEYYGQYPVIVRSSSLLEDGFGNAFAGKYDSFFLANQGTPEDRAAAFEEAVRKIFASAMSEDALTYRLQRGLDQKDEQMALLVQRVSGSYRGRYYFPELAGVGVSHNTFVWDREMDPQAGMLRLVFGLGTRAVDRTHDDYPRIIALDAPQKRPHSGMEDTRRFSQRDVDLINVESNALETVSLSSLVAEGIEFPLDLYTVLDHETMRHIKDRGRKETEVRLLTFDRFLADPAFTSLMQRLLKTLEAAYAYPVDVEFTVNFTPDRTPKINVVQCRPLQTKGAVQRVEIPENIEGQRILFDCRGNFMGGPLSQAIRRLIWVDAEEYSRLNLSDKYEVARLIGRLNKRIGERREIPTLLFCPGRLGTTTPALGVPVTFSEISNITALAEVAFVSGQLMPELSYGSHFFQDLVEADIFYLALFPDSRECLFNRPLLDSLPNSLEAMMPASSAFKKVVKVCNIPGEGLQLMADVVSQRVVCFEG from the coding sequence ATGAAGAGGATAACGACCGGCTACCAGGGGCTCGACGAGATTCTCGACGGCCTGCGCATCGGCGACAACGTCGTCTGGAAGGTCGACTCCATCGACGACTACCGCTCCTTCGTCACCCCCTTCGCCGAGCAGTCGCTCCGCGACGGCCGCCGAATCGTCTATCTGCGCTTCGGCAGCCACAGGCCGCTCCTCGAACCGTCGCCGCAGCTGGAGATCATCGAACTCGACCCGCGCCTGGGGTTCGAGTCGTTCACGACGCGGATTCACGCCATCATCACCGAACACGGCCCGCAGACCTTCTACGTCTTCGACTGCCTCTCCGAGCTCCTCTCGGCCTGGGCCACCGACCTGATGATCGGCAACTTCTTCCGCGTCACCTGCCCCTACCTCTTCGAGCTCGACACCGTCGCCTATTTCGCCCTCATCCGCCAGCGCCACTCCCTGCGCACCATCGCCCGCATCCGCGAGACGACCCAGATCCTTCTCGACCTCTACAATTTCGAGGGCGACCTCTACGTCCACCCCCTCAAGGTCTGGCAGCGCCGCTCGCCGACCATGTTCCTCCCCCACCGCAAGGAGGGGGAGCGCTTCCTCCCCCTGGTGGACAGCTACGCCGCCACCCGTCTCTTCAGCACCCTGGCCGACCCGGGGACGGACAGCGCCCACCGCCAGCTCGATCACTGGCACCACCTCTTTCTCCAGGCCCGGGAGGTCGCCGAGGCCCCCGATGAGGAGGCGGCCCAGACGATGGTCAATCACCTCTGCCGCCACCTCATCGGCCGCGAGGAGCGGATGCTCACCCTGGCCCGGCGCCACTTCTCCCTGCAGGATCTTCTCGAGATCAAGGCGCGGATGATCGGCACCGGCTTCATCGGCGGCAAGACGGTGGGGATGCTCCTCGCCCGCCAGATCCTCCACGGCGACAGGCGGCACCCCTGGCGGGAAAACCTCGAGAGCCACGACTCCTTCTTCGTCGGCTCCAACCTCTATTACACCTACCTGGTGCACAACGGCCTCTGGCCCCTCTTCATGAAACAGAAGACCTCCGAAGGGTATTTCGTCGCCGCCGCCGAGCTGCACAGCCGGATGCTCGAAGGGACCTTCCCCGAGAAGACCCGGGAGGAATTCCAGAAGATGCTCGAGTACTACGGCCAGTACCCGGTCATCGTCCGCTCCAGTTCCCTCCTCGAGGACGGCTTCGGCAACGCCTTTGCCGGCAAGTACGACAGCTTCTTCCTCGCCAACCAGGGGACCCCCGAAGATCGCGCCGCCGCCTTCGAGGAGGCGGTGCGCAAGATCTTCGCCAGCGCCATGAGCGAGGACGCCCTCACCTACCGTCTGCAGCGCGGCCTCGACCAGAAGGACGAGCAGATGGCGCTGCTGGTGCAGCGGGTCTCCGGCTCCTACCGCGGCCGTTACTATTTCCCCGAACTCGCCGGAGTCGGGGTCTCCCACAACACCTTCGTCTGGGACAGGGAGATGGACCCCCAGGCCGGGATGCTCCGCCTCGTCTTCGGACTGGGAACCCGGGCAGTGGACCGCACCCACGATGACTATCCGCGCATTATCGCCCTCGACGCCCCCCAGAAGCGTCCCCATTCGGGGATGGAGGACACCCGGCGCTTCTCCCAGCGGGACGTCGATCTGATCAACGTCGAGAGCAACGCCCTGGAGACCGTTTCCCTCTCCTCCCTGGTCGCCGAGGGGATCGAGTTCCCCCTCGACCTCTACACCGTCCTGGACCACGAAACGATGCGCCACATCAAGGATCGCGGCCGCAAGGAGACGGAGGTCCGGCTGCTGACCTTCGACCGGTTTCTCGCCGATCCGGCCTTCACCTCCCTGATGCAGCGCCTCCTCAAGACCCTCGAAGCGGCCTACGCCTACCCCGTCGATGTGGAATTCACCGTCAACTTCACCCCCGACCGCACCCCGAAGATCAACGTCGTGCAGTGCCGGCCCCTGCAGACCAAAGGGGCGGTGCAGCGGGTGGAGATCCCCGAGAACATCGAGGGGCAGCGGATCCTCTTCGACTGCCGGGGGAACTTCATGGGGGGGCCCCTCTCCCAGGCGATCCGGCGCCTCATCTGGGTCGACGCCGAGGAATACTCACGCCTCAACCTTTCGGACAAGTACGAGGTCGCCCGGCTGATCGGCCGGCTCAACAAACGCATCGGCGAGCGCCGGGAGATCCCGACCCTCCTCTTTTGTCCGGGGCGCCTGGGTACGACCACCCCCGCCCTCGGCGTCCCGGTGACCTTCTCCGAGATCAGCAACATCACCGCCCTGGCCGAGGTCGCCTTCGTCAGCGGCCAGTTG
- a CDS encoding murein transglycosylase A, translated as MTESKTTPFLRTAATLLLFLLVLLSGCVAPSPPPPLPEPLPPVEVKPLEAVSWEEVDGWFEEDPLPAFAAFLKSCRALKKRPDWQTPCVEAAALDPEDSGAVRLFFETCFTPHRVRNPDGSDTGMVTGYYAPDLQGSRSRSDRFSYPLYKVPDDLLVIDLSSVYPELGSYRLRGRVEGRRVVPYYSRSELDGAALPARGKELCWVEDPVELFFLHIQGSGRITLDDGSRIMVSYAEQNGHPYRSIGKLLLDRGAMTRDQMSMQNIRAWAQANPAQVRGLLDENPSYIFFHELAPGVETPPGALGIPLTAERSLAVDPRTVPLGAPVFLSTTWPSSSVPLKRLMVAQDTGGAIKGAVRADFFWGCGDEAGAYAGRMKQQGRMWVLLPRPQGPLAAR; from the coding sequence ATGACTGAATCGAAAACGACGCCTTTTCTCCGGACCGCAGCAACCCTCCTCCTTTTCCTGCTCGTTCTTCTCTCCGGCTGTGTCGCCCCGTCTCCTCCGCCGCCGCTCCCTGAGCCCCTTCCGCCCGTCGAGGTCAAGCCCCTGGAGGCCGTCTCCTGGGAAGAGGTCGACGGCTGGTTCGAGGAGGATCCGCTCCCCGCCTTTGCCGCCTTTTTGAAGAGCTGCCGCGCTCTTAAAAAGCGCCCCGACTGGCAGACGCCCTGCGTCGAGGCCGCCGCCCTCGACCCCGAAGATTCCGGGGCGGTGCGCCTTTTTTTCGAAACCTGCTTCACCCCCCACCGGGTGCGCAATCCCGACGGCAGCGACACCGGCATGGTCACCGGCTACTACGCCCCCGATCTGCAGGGGAGCCGCAGCCGCAGCGACCGCTTTTCCTATCCCCTTTACAAGGTCCCCGACGATCTGCTGGTCATCGACCTCTCCTCCGTCTATCCCGAGCTCGGCAGCTACCGTCTGCGCGGCCGGGTGGAGGGGCGACGGGTCGTCCCCTACTACAGCCGCAGCGAGCTCGACGGCGCCGCCCTCCCCGCCAGGGGGAAGGAGCTCTGCTGGGTCGAGGATCCGGTGGAACTCTTTTTCCTCCATATCCAGGGGTCGGGGCGGATCACCCTCGACGACGGCAGCCGCATCATGGTCAGCTACGCCGAGCAGAACGGCCATCCCTACCGCTCCATCGGCAAGCTCCTCCTCGACCGCGGCGCCATGACCCGCGACCAGATGTCGATGCAGAACATCCGCGCCTGGGCTCAGGCCAATCCGGCCCAGGTTCGCGGGCTCCTCGACGAAAATCCCAGCTACATCTTTTTCCACGAACTCGCCCCCGGGGTGGAGACGCCGCCGGGCGCCCTCGGCATCCCCCTCACCGCCGAGCGCTCCCTCGCCGTCGATCCCCGGACCGTCCCCCTCGGCGCTCCGGTTTTCCTCTCCACCACCTGGCCGAGCAGCAGCGTCCCCCTGAAGCGGCTGATGGTCGCCCAGGACACGGGCGGCGCCATCAAGGGGGCGGTGCGCGCCGACTTCTTCTGGGGGTGCGGCGACGAAGCGGGAGCCTACGCCGGACGGATGAAGCAGCAGGGGCGGATGTGGGTCCTCCTCCCCCGTCCCCAGGGCCCCCTGGCGGCCCGGTAA
- a CDS encoding KamA family radical SAM protein: MEIWQKSLKQSLTGAAELAERFGIDPAPLQGVIERYPMRITPHYLGLIEKVGDPIWRQCVPDPAELDENEMADDPLNEENLAPSPAIVHRYPDRVLLLASGSCAVYCRFCTRKRKVGCAAMNLSFGEVMAGIDYIAATPQIKDVILSGGDPLLLPDILLKEILERLRRIPHVEILRIGSRVPVTLPERITEGLCALLRRFSPFYLNTHFNHPRELTPEAAEACGRLADAGVVLGNQTVLLRGVNDDPATMEALLRGLLRLRVRPYYLHHMDLARGTGHFRTRIETGIALLEALRGSLSGMAIPHYVIDTPGGRGKIPIVPAYLEELGDSALLRTPGGERIAFPNAL; the protein is encoded by the coding sequence ATGGAAATCTGGCAGAAAAGTCTGAAACAGAGCCTGACCGGCGCCGCGGAACTGGCCGAGCGCTTCGGCATCGACCCCGCTCCCCTGCAGGGGGTCATCGAGCGCTACCCGATGCGCATCACCCCCCACTACCTGGGGCTCATCGAAAAAGTCGGCGACCCGATCTGGCGCCAGTGCGTCCCCGACCCGGCGGAGCTCGACGAAAACGAGATGGCCGACGATCCCCTCAACGAGGAGAACCTGGCGCCGTCGCCGGCCATCGTCCACCGCTATCCCGACCGGGTGCTCCTGCTGGCCTCGGGATCCTGCGCCGTCTACTGCCGCTTCTGCACCCGCAAGCGCAAGGTCGGCTGCGCGGCGATGAACCTAAGCTTCGGCGAGGTGATGGCCGGCATCGACTACATCGCCGCCACCCCGCAGATCAAGGACGTCATCCTCTCCGGCGGCGACCCTCTCCTCCTCCCCGACATCCTCCTCAAGGAGATCCTCGAGCGGCTCCGCAGGATCCCCCATGTGGAAATCCTGCGCATCGGCTCCCGGGTGCCCGTGACCTTGCCGGAGCGGATCACCGAGGGCCTCTGCGCCCTGCTGCGGCGCTTTTCTCCCTTCTATCTCAATACCCACTTCAACCATCCGCGGGAACTTACGCCCGAGGCCGCCGAAGCCTGCGGGAGGCTCGCCGACGCCGGGGTCGTCCTCGGCAACCAGACCGTCCTTCTGCGGGGGGTCAACGACGACCCGGCGACCATGGAAGCGCTGCTGCGCGGGCTGCTGCGGCTGCGGGTGCGCCCCTACTACCTGCACCACATGGACCTGGCCCGGGGGACCGGCCATTTCCGCACCCGCATCGAAACGGGGATCGCCCTCCTCGAGGCGCTGCGCGGCTCCCTCTCGGGGATGGCGATCCCCCACTACGTCATCGACACCCCCGGCGGCCGCGGCAAGATCCCCATCGTCCCCGCCTACCTCGAAGAGCTCGGCGACAGCGCCCTGCTGCGCACCCCCGGCGGCGAGCGGATCGCCTTCCCCAACGCCCTCTGA
- a CDS encoding B12-binding domain-containing radical SAM protein, giving the protein MEILLIHPPATKAAEPPLGAAVLLAHLAGAGHSADVLDANLGAYLHLLDPARLADAAGPAPATALRRALGNAPRALDLLRSEGACASFPRYATAVRHLDTALGAWRGETGEERLTLGDYQHRLLSPFSPEDLERLARGEASTLFAPYFRDVLLPQVAACAPRILALSVNYLHQALPAFELAGMLRRAFPEATLVAGGGLFTSWQKALKALPQPFSCFDRLVFGPGEGPLTAHLDGNAPGDYFLYGSEAATLPPDFGFAPLADYLSPHPVLPVCASRGCYWRACLFCPEAAAPTHPYAAAPAATVPDLLLDLARRHGVRHFHLTDNAIPVAALRALAGRAADLRALSWHGFVRFEKALLDRELVRGLAASGCTLLQLGLESGSQTVLDRLGKGTRLEEAAQILENLAEAGISSYVYIMLGTPGETEADAEATLSFLEKHAEAVTFLNIAIMNLPRDSALLDDPEGYGIAGSALLGETEPLGLYRAFTPSSGWDRRAARRFLDKRLLSSPAIRAMVRRTPPFFTSNHAFFFPLPSTREKVLC; this is encoded by the coding sequence ATGGAGATCCTCCTCATCCATCCGCCGGCCACCAAGGCGGCCGAGCCCCCGCTGGGGGCGGCCGTCCTCCTCGCCCACCTTGCGGGGGCCGGGCACAGCGCCGACGTCCTCGACGCCAACCTCGGCGCCTACCTGCACCTCCTCGACCCGGCGCGACTGGCCGATGCCGCCGGACCGGCACCGGCGACGGCCCTGCGCCGCGCCCTGGGCAACGCCCCCCGGGCCCTGGACCTGCTGCGCTCGGAGGGCGCCTGCGCCTCCTTCCCGCGCTACGCCACGGCGGTGCGCCACCTCGACACCGCCCTCGGCGCCTGGCGGGGGGAGACGGGGGAGGAGCGCCTCACCCTCGGGGACTACCAGCACCGCCTCCTCTCCCCCTTTTCCCCGGAGGATCTGGAACGCCTTGCCCGGGGGGAGGCTTCGACCCTCTTTGCCCCCTATTTCCGCGACGTCCTCCTGCCGCAGGTGGCCGCCTGCGCGCCGCGGATCCTCGCCCTGTCGGTCAACTACCTCCATCAGGCCCTCCCGGCCTTCGAGCTCGCCGGAATGCTGCGCCGCGCCTTCCCCGAGGCGACCCTGGTCGCCGGCGGCGGGCTCTTCACCTCCTGGCAGAAGGCGCTCAAGGCCCTGCCGCAGCCCTTCTCCTGCTTCGACCGCCTCGTCTTCGGCCCCGGCGAGGGTCCCCTGACCGCCCACCTTGACGGAAACGCTCCCGGCGATTATTTCCTCTACGGCAGCGAGGCGGCCACCCTCCCCCCCGACTTCGGCTTCGCCCCCCTGGCCGATTACCTCAGCCCGCACCCGGTCCTGCCGGTCTGCGCCTCCCGGGGGTGCTACTGGCGCGCCTGCCTCTTCTGCCCCGAGGCCGCCGCCCCCACCCACCCCTACGCCGCCGCCCCGGCGGCAACCGTCCCCGATCTCCTCCTCGATCTCGCAAGGCGCCACGGCGTACGGCATTTCCACCTCACCGACAACGCCATCCCCGTGGCGGCGCTGCGCGCCCTGGCCGGGCGCGCCGCCGACCTAAGGGCCCTCTCCTGGCACGGCTTCGTCCGTTTCGAAAAAGCGCTCCTCGACCGGGAACTGGTGAGGGGACTGGCCGCCTCCGGCTGCACCCTCCTCCAGCTCGGCCTCGAGAGCGGCTCCCAGACGGTCCTCGACCGCCTCGGCAAGGGGACGCGCCTCGAGGAGGCGGCGCAGATCCTCGAAAACCTCGCCGAGGCGGGGATATCCAGCTACGTCTACATCATGCTCGGCACCCCGGGGGAGACCGAGGCCGACGCCGAGGCGACCCTCTCCTTCCTCGAAAAGCACGCCGAGGCCGTCACCTTTCTCAACATCGCCATCATGAACCTCCCCCGCGACTCGGCTCTCCTCGACGACCCCGAGGGGTACGGCATCGCCGGCAGCGCCCTCCTCGGCGAGACGGAACCCCTCGGCCTCTACCGCGCCTTCACCCCGAGTTCCGGATGGGACCGGCGGGCGGCGCGGCGCTTTCTCGACAAGCGCCTCCTTTCCTCCCCGGCCATCCGGGCCATGGTCCGGCGCACTCCGCCCTTCTTCACCTCCAATCACGCCTTCTTCTTTCCGCTACCGTCGACTCGGGAGAAGGTTCTGTGCTAG
- a CDS encoding MauE/DoxX family redox-associated membrane protein, protein MKRLRPVVYHLCRLTLGGLFVYAGVLKADDLTAFAGSIAAYEILPYFGNYLVAATLPYIEVLAGLLLLANRRVAPAALLLAGLTLVFMAILLSVLARGLEIDCGCFGADGRTTPAMALLRDAGILVLAHFTFHLRAPRP, encoded by the coding sequence ATGAAGCGCCTGCGCCCGGTCGTCTACCACCTCTGCCGCCTGACCCTCGGCGGGCTCTTCGTCTACGCCGGCGTCCTCAAGGCCGACGACCTGACCGCCTTTGCCGGCAGCATCGCCGCCTATGAGATTCTCCCCTACTTCGGCAATTACCTCGTCGCCGCCACCCTCCCCTATATCGAAGTCCTCGCCGGGCTCCTTTTGCTGGCCAATCGCCGGGTGGCTCCGGCGGCGCTCCTGCTCGCCGGGCTGACCCTCGTCTTCATGGCCATCCTCCTCTCGGTGCTCGCCCGGGGACTGGAGATCGACTGCGGCTGTTTCGGCGCCGACGGCCGAACCACGCCGGCCATGGCGCTCCTGCGCGACGCCGGGATCCTTGTTCTGGCCCACTTCACCTTCCACCTGCGCGCCCCTCGCCCCTGA
- a CDS encoding rhodanese-like domain-containing protein has protein sequence MIPDLRRHLLEALVIVALGAVIGLSVNYRLIGALLEGRLAPPAPVPTSEGYPAPITLGQLQEALAAGEIVAVDARDAESYAEGHLPGALSLPLKEAEARLEAFRLRVDPATALAVYCNGYGCPDSFDLAMKLIAEGYGRVAVFEGGLPEWRDAGLPVDEGAP, from the coding sequence GTGATCCCCGATCTGCGCCGCCACCTCCTCGAAGCCCTGGTCATCGTCGCCCTCGGCGCCGTCATCGGCCTCTCGGTGAACTACCGCCTGATCGGCGCCCTCCTCGAAGGGCGCCTGGCTCCCCCGGCCCCGGTGCCGACCTCGGAGGGCTATCCGGCCCCGATCACCCTCGGCCAGCTGCAAGAGGCCCTGGCGGCGGGAGAAATCGTCGCCGTCGACGCCCGCGATGCCGAGTCCTATGCCGAAGGGCATCTCCCCGGCGCCCTCTCCCTCCCCCTGAAGGAGGCCGAGGCGCGCCTCGAAGCGTTTCGCCTTCGGGTCGACCCGGCGACGGCGCTGGCGGTCTACTGCAACGGCTACGGCTGCCCCGACTCCTTCGACCTGGCGATGAAGCTCATCGCCGAAGGCTACGGCAGAGTCGCGGTCTTCGAAGGGGGGCTTCCCGAATGGCGCGACGCCGGCCTCCCCGTGGACGAGGGGGCGCCATGA
- a CDS encoding SlyX family protein yields MDQQNRLDELEIRFTHQARVIDELNAELIDCHQRILRLERDNGRIQEMLSSLAPGLTESPDE; encoded by the coding sequence ATGGACCAGCAGAACCGCCTCGACGAACTGGAAATCCGCTTCACCCACCAGGCCCGGGTCATCGATGAACTCAACGCCGAGCTCATCGACTGTCACCAGCGCATTCTCCGCCTCGAGCGGGACAACGGCCGGATTCAGGAGATGCTCAGCTCTCTGGCTCCCGGCCTCACCGAATCCCCGGACGAGTGA
- a CDS encoding SCO family protein, whose translation MPLPSFFAARSLAGSYRRLAPLALLGILAVAPPLGAEGLPQHPLSEVLSPPEEIGLDERLGAHIPLDLSFVDERGETVVLRDLVTGPTIIVPVYYSCPNVCSFLQGGLAQALPGIRLKPGEDYRVLSVSFDETETPATAAKARSIYYATLGKDFPADAWLFLTGDLPAIQALTSAAGYRFARRGNDFLHPVAVFIVDGDGQIVRYLQGTSFLPMELTLALVEASEGRMGNTVRKLVQFCFSYDAVGKRYVFNLLRVSATVVIATAAAFFLFLFLTGRRRRE comes from the coding sequence ATGCCGCTGCCGTCGTTTTTCGCTGCCCGCTCCCTTGCCGGATCGTACCGGCGCCTGGCTCCCCTGGCGCTCCTCGGGATTCTCGCCGTCGCTCCCCCCCTCGGCGCCGAGGGGCTTCCTCAGCACCCCCTCTCCGAGGTCCTTTCTCCTCCCGAGGAGATCGGGCTCGACGAACGGCTCGGGGCCCACATCCCCCTCGACCTCTCCTTTGTCGACGAAAGGGGGGAGACCGTCGTCCTGCGGGATCTGGTGACGGGTCCGACGATCATCGTCCCCGTCTACTACAGCTGCCCCAACGTCTGCAGTTTTCTCCAGGGGGGTCTGGCCCAGGCGCTGCCGGGGATCAGGCTCAAGCCGGGAGAGGACTACCGGGTCCTCTCGGTGAGTTTCGACGAGACCGAAACCCCGGCGACGGCGGCCAAGGCCCGCTCGATCTACTACGCCACCCTCGGCAAGGATTTTCCCGCGGACGCCTGGCTCTTTCTCACCGGCGACCTTCCGGCCATCCAGGCGCTCACGTCCGCCGCCGGCTACCGCTTCGCCCGCCGGGGCAACGACTTTCTCCATCCGGTGGCGGTCTTCATCGTCGACGGCGACGGGCAGATCGTCCGCTACCTGCAGGGGACGAGCTTCCTCCCCATGGAGCTGACCCTCGCCCTGGTCGAGGCCTCGGAGGGGAGGATGGGGAACACGGTGCGCAAACTGGTGCAGTTCTGCTTCAGCTACGACGCCGTGGGCAAGCGCTACGTCTTCAATCTGCTGCGGGTCTCGGCCACCGTCGTCATCGCCACCGCCGCGGCCTTTTTTCTCTTTCTCTTTCTGACCGGAAGACGGCGCCGGGAGTGA
- the ctaD gene encoding cytochrome c oxidase subunit I, producing the protein MTDPTPSAAGSDRGFLARKGEGSTILAWITSTDHKRIGLLYLYAILSFFLVGVVLGLLLRLELLAPGRTIVDAQTYNALFTLHGVIMIFLFIIPGIPAAFGNLMLPLLLGARDVAFPRLNLFSWYLYMTGALLALTALFTGGGPPDTGWTFYVPFSARTTTNVSLAVTAVFILGFSSILTGLNFVTTTHRLRARGMGWGRLPLFVWSLYATAWVQILATPILAITLILILAERLLGTGLFDPARGGDPIMFQHLFWIYSHPAVYIMVLPGMGVVSEIIPVFSRKPVFGYWAIALSSIAIAGAGSLVWGHHMFTSGMSDMAILVFSFLTFVVAIPSAIKVFNWVATLYKGSIALDPPMLFALSFVLLFSIGGLSGLILGAAATDIHVHDTHFVVGHFHYVMFGGTGFAFFAALHYWLPKIYGRMYNKRVATIAWGFMFVGINILYFFMQVAGIRGMPRRYYDYLPEFAALNQIATVGSWILAFGLFLMFGNLLRGVLSGEPVGANPWGGATLEWTVPSPPPEENFSVEPVVTHGPYDFREAGVL; encoded by the coding sequence ATGACCGACCCGACCCCATCCGCAGCCGGCAGCGACCGCGGCTTTCTCGCCCGCAAAGGGGAGGGGAGCACGATCCTCGCCTGGATCACCTCCACCGACCACAAGCGCATCGGCCTCCTCTACCTCTACGCCATCCTCAGCTTCTTCCTCGTCGGCGTCGTCCTCGGCCTCCTCCTCCGCCTCGAGCTCCTCGCCCCGGGAAGGACCATCGTCGACGCCCAGACCTACAACGCCCTCTTCACCCTGCACGGGGTGATCATGATCTTCCTCTTCATCATCCCCGGCATCCCGGCGGCCTTCGGCAATCTCATGCTGCCGCTCCTCCTCGGTGCCCGCGACGTCGCCTTCCCCCGTCTCAATCTCTTCTCCTGGTACCTGTACATGACCGGCGCCCTCCTGGCCCTGACCGCCCTCTTCACCGGCGGCGGCCCCCCGGACACCGGCTGGACCTTCTACGTCCCCTTCAGCGCCCGCACCACCACCAACGTCTCCCTGGCGGTGACGGCGGTCTTCATCCTCGGCTTCTCCTCCATCCTCACCGGCCTTAACTTCGTCACCACGACGCACCGCCTGCGGGCCAGGGGGATGGGGTGGGGGCGCCTCCCCCTCTTCGTCTGGTCCCTCTACGCCACCGCCTGGGTGCAGATCCTGGCGACGCCGATCCTCGCCATCACCCTTATTTTAATCCTCGCCGAGCGCCTCCTCGGCACCGGCCTCTTCGACCCGGCGCGCGGCGGCGACCCGATCATGTTCCAGCACCTCTTCTGGATTTACTCCCACCCGGCGGTCTACATCATGGTCCTGCCGGGGATGGGGGTCGTCTCGGAGATCATCCCCGTCTTCTCCCGCAAGCCGGTCTTCGGGTACTGGGCCATCGCCCTCTCGAGCATCGCCATCGCCGGCGCCGGCTCCCTGGTCTGGGGGCACCACATGTTCACCAGCGGCATGAGCGACATGGCGATTCTGGTCTTCTCCTTTTTAACCTTTGTCGTCGCCATCCCCAGCGCCATCAAGGTCTTCAACTGGGTGGCGACCCTCTACAAGGGGTCGATCGCCCTCGACCCGCCGATGCTCTTTGCCCTCTCCTTCGTCCTCCTCTTCTCCATCGGCGGCCTCAGCGGCCTGATCCTCGGCGCCGCCGCCACCGACATCCACGTCCATGACACCCACTTCGTCGTCGGCCACTTCCACTACGTCATGTTCGGCGGCACGGGCTTCGCCTTCTTCGCCGCCCTGCACTACTGGCTCCCCAAGATCTACGGCCGGATGTACAACAAGCGCGTCGCCACCATCGCCTGGGGCTTCATGTTCGTCGGCATCAACATCCTCTATTTCTTCATGCAGGTGGCCGGGATCCGCGGCATGCCGCGGCGCTACTACGACTACCTCCCCGAATTCGCCGCCCTCAACCAGATCGCTACCGTCGGCTCCTGGATCCTGGCCTTCGGGCTCTTCCTCATGTTCGGCAACCTCCTGCGCGGGGTCCTCTCCGGCGAACCCGTCGGAGCCAACCCCTGGGGAGGGGCGACCCTCGAGTGGACCGTCCCCTCGCCGCCGCCGGAGGAGAATTTTTCCGTCGAGCCGGTCGTCACCCACGGCCCCTACGACTTCCGGGAAGCGGGGGTGCTATGA
- a CDS encoding cytochrome c oxidase subunit 3, which produces MSLAPHRDEAGDRLGMWLFLFTELLLFGGLFLLYGVYLARTPEDFIRAGGELDLVLGTANTVLLITSSLTVAVAVSALQKGARSLTLGMLGITVLCALIFLVNKGFEWRAKIDHDIYPGSKRLLAGEGGESVFYSLYYLTTGLHALHVLLGAALLGWVGFRIRGGRRDGEGAVLENVGLYWHLVDLVWIFIFPLYYLIL; this is translated from the coding sequence ATGAGTCTGGCTCCCCATCGGGACGAGGCCGGCGACAGGCTCGGCATGTGGCTCTTTCTCTTCACCGAACTCCTTCTCTTCGGCGGACTCTTCCTCCTCTACGGCGTCTACCTCGCCCGCACCCCGGAGGACTTCATCCGCGCCGGAGGGGAGCTGGACCTGGTCCTCGGGACGGCCAACACGGTCCTTCTCATCACCAGCAGCCTGACCGTGGCCGTCGCCGTTTCCGCCCTGCAGAAAGGGGCCCGCTCCCTGACCCTGGGGATGCTCGGCATCACCGTCCTCTGCGCCCTCATCTTTCTCGTCAACAAGGGATTCGAGTGGCGGGCCAAGATCGATCACGACATCTACCCGGGGTCGAAGCGCCTCCTTGCCGGCGAAGGGGGCGAGAGCGTCTTTTACAGTCTCTACTACCTCACCACCGGCCTCCACGCCCTGCACGTGCTCCTCGGCGCGGCGCTCCTTGGCTGGGTGGGCTTCCGGATCCGGGGAGGGAGGCGCGACGGCGAAGGAGCCGTCCTCGAGAACGTCGGACTCTACTGGCACCTCGTCGATCTGGTGTGGATCTTCATCTTCCCCCTGTACTACCTGATTCTTTAG